In Silene latifolia isolate original U9 population chromosome X, ASM4854445v1, whole genome shotgun sequence, the following proteins share a genomic window:
- the LOC141622939 gene encoding scarecrow-like protein 30, whose translation MYSYFDPSQEQRNGVLQNESFQNNGFDQNPIIINDPNFCWYETSNPNEDSSQIPDFPDACLKFINDILMEEDILDDRPATLQEYHALKATEKSLYDALGGTSILENSDVVESSWVSDQSRCNDGSQTTGSSNCGFDQLRDLADSPVSTLFADESRYSGESELLRGLVSGSRGRKNHERENMGDLEERSSKQIASSNEEYDEMEKFDDILICKEGKDDISPCTRKTAGGEVEGGSVNETEIAKGSKSRRKAKRKSKKGEVVDLRNLLIQCAQAVTSFEIVNANELLKQIRQHASEFGDSVQRVAYYFANGLEARLAGTGSDLYRDFVGKPISSAEILKGYQVYVSAVPFQRTSYFLANQTIAKLAATATKIHIIDFGIFFGFQWPCLIQLLSRRQVGAPRLRITGVDFPQSGLKPAKKIEETGSRLAGYCERFGVPFEFQAVAQRWHTLKSTDFKIEKDELVVVSCLYQSRKLPDESVEIDSPRDRFLKLIKSLNPDLFIHGVVNGTFNAPFFITRFREALYHYSALFDVFEATMPREDQERLLIERYLYGKDVMNIVACEGSERIERPESYKQWQMRHLRVGFTQVGLDQEVVSRARAMVKANYHKDIMVDQDRHWMVQGWKGRILSAVSCWKPA comes from the coding sequence ATGTACTCTTATTTTGATCCATCTCAAGAACAaagaaatggggttttgcaaaaTGAGTCCTTTCAAAACAATGGTTTTGATCAGAATCCGATAATTATAAATGACCCAAATTTTTGCTGGTATGAAACTTCAAACCCTAATGAAGATTCATCACAAATCCCTGATTTTCCCGACGCTTGTCTTAAGTTCATTAATGATATTCTCATGGAAGAGGATATATTAGATGATAGACCTGCCACTTTGCAGGAGTATCATGCACTTAAGGCTACTGAGAAATCATTGTATGATGCTCTTGGGGGCACTAGCATCCTTGAGAACTCGGATGTGGTCGAGTCAAGTTGGGTGTCTGACCAAAGCCGGTGTAATGATGGCTCACAGACTACTGGGTCTAGTAATTGTGGTTTTGATCAGTTGAGGGATTTAGCCGATTCTCCTGTCAGCACACTTTTTGCTGATGAATCCCGCTATTCAGGCGAAAGTGAGCTTCTTCGAGGATTGGTTAGCGGATCAAGGGGAAGAAAGAACCATGAGAGGGAAAATATGGGTGATTTAGAAGAAAGGAGTAGTAAGCAAATCGCTTCGAGTAATGAGGAATATGACGAAATGGAGAAATTTGATGATATTTTGATTTGTAAGGAAGGAAAGGATGATATTTCACCTTGTACTAGAAAAACTGCAGGTGGTGAAGTGGAAGGAGGAAGCGTAAATGAGACTGAGATTGCGAAAGGGTCTAAAAGTAGGCGAAAAGCTAAGCGAAAGAGTAAGAAAGGAGAGGTGGTGGATCTTAGGAATCTTCTGATTCAATGTGCACAAGCTGTAACAAGCTTTGAGATAGTTAATGCAAATGAGCTACTGAAGCAAATTAGACAGCATGCTTCGGAATTTGGGGATAGTGTTCAACGAGTAGCGTATTACTTTGCAAATGGTCTTGAGGCGCGGTTAGCTGGGACAGGTTCTGACCTGTACCGAGATTTTGTAGGAAAACCGATTTCATCTGCTGAGATATTGAAGGGTTACCAGGTGTATGTCTCAGCTGTACCTTTTCAGCGAACATCGTATTTCTTAGCAAATCAAACGATTGCTAAGTTGGCTGCTACCGCAACAAAGATCCATATCATTGATTTTGGGATCTTTTTCGGGTTTCAATGGCCTTGCCTCATTCAGCTCCTTTCACGAAGACAAGTCGGGGCTCCGAGGCTCCGGATTACAGGGGTGGATTTCCCCCAGAGTGGGCTCAAACCCGCTAAAAAAATTGAAGAGACAGGAAGCCGGCTAGCAGGTTATTGTGAGAGATTTGGAGTACCCTTTGAGTTCCAAGCTGTTGCTCAAAGGTGGCATACATTAAAATCGACGGACTTCAAAATCGAAAAGGATGAACTTGTTGTAGTTTCCTGTCTATACCAATCAAGAAAGCTACCTGATGAAAGTGTCGAGATTGATAGCCCAAGGGACCGTTTCTTGAAATTGATCAAAAGTCTGAATCCTGATCTTTTCATCCATGGTGTTGTAAATGGCACATTCAATGCTCCATTTTTTATAACCCGGTTTAGGGAGGCGCTGTATCATTACTCGGCTTTGTTTGATGTGTTTGAAGCCACGATGCCTCGGGAAGACCAGGAGAGGCTTCTCATTGAGCGTTACCTTTATGGAAAAGACGTGATGAACATAGTGGCCTGTGAAGGGAGCGAAAGGATTGAAAGGCCCGAGAGTTATAAGCAGTGGCAGATGAGGCACCTGAGAGTCGGGTTTACGCAGGTCGGGCTAGACCAGGAAGTGGTGAGCAGAGCTAGGGCTATGGTCAAGGCTAATTACCATAAGGATATTATGGTGGATCAAGATAGGCACTGGATGGTCCAGGGTTGGAAAGGACGGATTCTAAGCGCGGTATCCTGTTGGAAACCTGCGTAA
- the LOC141622938 gene encoding scarecrow-like protein 30: MYPGVVNPELMNHELKYNPDFLSNFPDHQNFVSGIENGEFFQSPDLFDQKPDFVDLSESWNTSADSVEIPDFSDACIKFLGDILLEEGLDETPATVQEYRALQATEKSLYSVLGERYTPDDHDLVSSSQNVEHGIDGFDGSFGDVHGVFQYNGHTKYESNMIPNEIPSEPFLSLDDLSNSFLQLNSPSSGSSNSEDSIHSKDRVATSPVSTLTSEITTEKEKKPVARPRRKKNRQRDEVGNEDGRGNKQQASSNEDYVEMEEFDDVLLCREDKVDASSPNSGLSCNEVSEKLPKKGSKGRTTRGKKLSDVVEEVDLRTLLNQCAQAVSSFDLRSANERLKQIRQHSSPYGDSIERAAHYFANALEARIAGTGSTFSTNIIDARISSSEFLKAYRVYVMSIPYQRMTYFLANSTILRMAETAKKIHIIDFGILLGLQWPCLIQALSKRPGGPPELRITGIDFPQQGFRPAEKVEATGRRLSGYCERFKVPFKFQAIAQNWSSIKREDIKTESDEFVIVNSICRSGTLLDETVEADSSKDAFLRLIKQLNPKLFIHGILNGTFNAPFFLTRFKEALFHFAALFDVYEATIPRDEHARQLIESEITGKELVNVVACEGAERIQRPETYKQWQVRTSRAGLKQLPLDREFFKGAKARAKANYHDDFVVDEDKNWMLQGWKGRIFCAVSFWQSS; this comes from the coding sequence ATGTATCCGGGAGTTGTTAATCCGGAATTAATGAATCATGAGTTGAAATACAACCCTGATTTTCTGTCAAACTTTCCAGATCACCAAAACTTTGTTAGTGGGATTGAAAATGGTGAGTTTTTTCAATCCCCTGATTTGTTTGATCAGAAACCCGATTTTGTTGATTTGAGTGAGAGCTGGAATACTAGTGCAGATTcagtagaaattcctgatttctcTGATGCTTGCATCAAGTTTTTGGGTGATATTTTGTTGGAAGAGGGGTTGGATGAGACTCCTGCAACTGTACAGGAGTACAGGGCTTTGCAGGCTACTGAGAAATCTCTGTATAGTGTTCTTGGAGAGCGGTATACACCGGATGATCATGATCTAGTGTCATCTTCGCAGAATGTTGAGCACGGTATTGATGGGTTTGATGGGAGTTTTGGTGATGTTCATGGTGTCTTTCAATATAATGGTCACACCAAGTACGAGTCGAACATGATTCCAAATGAAATCCCATCAGAGCCATTTCTAAGTTTGGATGACCTTTCTAATTCCTTTTTGCAATTGAATTCTCCATCATCTGGGTCTAGCAATAGTGAGGATTCTATCCATTCAAAGGATAGGGTAGCGACTTCCCCTGTTAGCACACTTACATCAGAAATTACCACGGAGAAAGAGAAGAAACCGGTGGCCCGTCCAAGAAGAAAGAAAAACCGTCAAAGGGATGAAGTTGGTAATGAGGATGGTAGGGGAAACAAGCAGCAAGCATCTTCAAATGAAGATTATGTTGAGATGGAGGAATTTGATGATGTACTTTTATGTAGGGAAGACAAGGTTGATGCTTCCTCCCCTAACAGTGGCTTATCATGTAATGAAGTGAGCGAGAAGTTGCCGAAGAAAGGGTCTAAAGGTCGAACCACACGAGGAAAGAAGTTGAGTGATGTGGTCGAAGAGGTGGATCTTAGGACTCTACTCAATCAGTGTGCTCAAGCTGTTTcaagctttgatcttagaagtGCAAATGAAAGGCTTAAGCAAATAAGGCAGCATTCCTCTCCATATGGAGATAGCATTGAGAGGGCTGCTCATTATTTTGCTAATGCTCTCGAGGCTCGCATAGCCGGGACTGGCTCGACGTTTTCAACTAACATCATTGATGCACGAATCTCGTCATCAGAATTTCTAAAGGCTTATAGGGTCTATGTTATGTCAATTCCGTACCAAAGGATGACGTATTTTCTTGCCAACAGTACAATCTTGAGGATGGCTGAGACTGCAAAGAAAATCCACATAATTGATTTTGGCATACTATTAGGCCTGCAGTGGCCCTGTCTGATTCAGGCCCTTTCAAAACGACCTGGTGGCCCACCAGAGCTCCGTATCACTGGGATCGATTTTCCCCAGCAAGGGTTTCGACCAGCAGAGAAGGTCGAGGCAACAGGACGCCGACTGTCGGGGTATTGTGAGAGATTTAAGGTTCCGTTTAAATTTCAAGCCATTGCGCAGAATTGGAGTAGCATTAAGCGCGAGGATATTAAAACTGAGAGTGATGAATTTGTGATAGTCAACAGTATTTGTCGGTCTGGAACCCTACTTGATGAGACAGTTGAGGCCGATAGCTCAAAAGACGCGTTCTTGAGGTTAATTAAGCAATTAAACCCCAAGCTTTTCATTCATGGAATTCTCAATGGTACCTTCAATGCTCCATTTTTTCTAACCCGGTTTAAAGAGGCACTGTTCCATTTCGCGGCTCTTTTTGATGTTTATGAAGCGACTATACCTCGGGATGAACATGCCAGGCAGTTGATTGAGAGTGAGATCACTGGAAAAGAGCTTGTGAATGTTGTAGCGTGTGAGGGTGCTGAGAGGATTCAAAGGCCTGAAACTTACAAGCAGTGGCAGGTGCGGACATCTAGGGCTGGGTTAAAGCAGCTCCCGTTAGACCGAGAGTTCTTCAAGGGCGCAAAGGCGAGGGCTAAAGCTAATTACCATGACGACTTTGTCGTCGATGAGGATAAGAATTGGATGCTGCAAGGTTGGAAAGGGAGGATCTTTTGTGCTGTCTCCTTCTGGCAATCTAGCTAA
- the LOC141622940 gene encoding scarecrow-like protein 30 encodes MYKAVFDNELMNNELRYNPEFMLNFSDHQNIVSEVENGGVFETPALFDEKPDFVDLNESWNTNADSVKIPDFSDACIKFLGDILLEEGLDETPTTEQEYRALQATEKSLYDALGEQYIPDDRELMLSLNRNVPREIDGFDGSFGASLGVKFQHNGQINFESKTLPNEMPVEKFLGLDELANSFLQLNSQSSGSSNSEYSKDRVATSPDSTLTSNIIPEKEKKTVDLPRRKKDRQRDEVGYDDGRGNKVQASTNEDYVEMEEYDDVLLCREHNFDDSTPKSGLSCNEVSEKLSEKGDKGRSTPGKKSNNLVKEVDLRGLLNQCAQAVSDFDLKRANERLKEIREHSSPCGDSNERAAHYFANALEARIAGTGSTVAANIVDARISSSDFLKAYRSYIKAIPYQRMAFFLANRTIMKFAKTAKKVHIIDFGILIGLQWPCLIQALSERPGGPPELRITGIEFPQHRFRPAERVEATGRRLTGYCERFNVPFKYQPIAQNWNTIKPEDLKTESDELVIVNCMCRSGTLHDETVEADSSKDAFLRLVKQLNPNLFIHEVVNGTFNAPFFVTRFKETLFHYSALFQVFEATMPLEEHARQLIESEIIGKELLNIVACEGVERVQRPESYKQWQVRSARAGLKQLPLDQELFKAARAIAKFNYLKDFVVDDEKNWMLQGWKGRIMCALSFWQPS; translated from the coding sequence ATGTATAAAGCAGTTTTTGATAATGAATTAATGAACAATGAGCTGAGATACAACCCTGAATTTATGTTGAATTTCTCAGATCACCAGAACATTGTTAGTGAGGTTGAAAATGGTGGGGTTTTCGAAACCCCGGCTTTGTTTGATGAGAAACCCGATTTTGTTGACTTGAATGAGAGTTGGAATACTAATGCAGATTCAGTAAAAATCCCTGATTTTTCTGATGCTTGTATTAAGTTTTTGGGTGATATTCTGTTGGAAGAGGGGTTGGATGAGACTCCTACAACTGAGCAGGAATATAGGGCATTGCAGGCTACTGAGAAATCGCTGTATGACGCGCTTGGAGAGCAATATATACCAGATGATCGTGAGCTAATGTTGTCTTTGAATCGGAATGTTCCGCGTGAAATTGATGGATTTGATGGGAGTTTTGGTGCTAGTCTTGGTGTTAAGTTTCAGCATAATGGTCAGATCAACTTTGAGTCGAAAACGTTGCCAAATGAAATGCCAGTAGAGAAATTTCTTGGCTTGGATGAGCTTGCTAATTCCTTTCTGCAGTTGAATTCTCAGTCATCTGGGTCTAGCAATAGTGAGTATTCAAAGGATAGGGTAGCGACTTCTCCTGATAGCACACTTACATCAAACATTATCccggaaaaagagaagaaaacggTGGACCTGCCAAGAAGAAAGAAAGACCGTCAGAGGGATGAAGTTGGTTATGACGATGGTAGGGGTAATAAGGTTCAAGCATCTACAAATGAAGATTATGTTGAGATGGAGGAATATGATGATGTACTGTTATGTAGGGAACACAACTTTGATGATTCGACACCTAAGAGTGGCTTGTCATGTAATGAAGTGAGCGAGAAGTTGTCCGAGAAAGGGGATAAAGGTAGAAGCACGCCAGGCAAGAAGTCGAATAATTTGGTCAAAGAGGTTGATCTTAGGGGTCTACTCAATCAGTGTGCTCAAGCTGTTTCAGACTTTGATCTTAAGCGTGCAAATGAGAGGCTTAAGGAGATAAGGGAGCATTCTTCTCCGTGTGGAGATAGCAACGAGAGGGCTGCCCATTACTTTGCTAATGCTCTTGAGGCTCGCATAGCCGGGACTGGTTCAACAGTTGCTGCTAACATCGTTGATGCACGAATCTCGTCATCGGATTTTCTAAAGGCTTATAGGTCATATATTAAAGCAATTCCTTACCAAAGGATGGCATTTTTTCTTGCCAACAGAACAATCATGAAGTTTGCTAAGACTGCAAAGAAAGTCCACATAATTGATTTTGGTATACTAATAGGCCTGCAATGGCCCTGCCTGATCCAGGCCCTTTCAGAGCGTCCGGGCGGCCCACCGGAGCTCCGTATCACCGGGATTGAATTCCCTCAGCACAGGTTTCGACCAGCAGAGAGGGTTGAGGCTACAGGACGTCGCTTGACCGGGTATTGTGAGAGATTTAATGTGCCCTTTAAATATCAACCTATTGCTCAAAATTGGAATACCATTAAACCCGAGGATCTGAAAACAGAGAGTGATGAACTAGTGATAGTCAACTGTATGTGTCGGTCAGGAACTCTACACGATGAGACAGTTGAGGCTGATAGCTCAAAAGACGCGTTCTTGAGGCTAGTTAAACAATTAAACCCTAATCTTTTCATTCATGAGGTTGTCAATGGCACCTTCAATGCACCATTTTTCGTAACGCGGTTTAAAGAGACACTGTTCCATTACTCGGCTCTTTTCCAAGTTTTTGAAGCGACTATGCCTTTAGAAGAACATGCCAGGCAGTTGATTGAGAGTGAGATCATTGGGAAGGAGCTATTGAATATCGTAGCATGTGAGGGTGTTGAGAGGGTTCAAAGGCCAGAATCGTACAAGCAGTGGCAGGTGCGGTCAGCAAGGGCCGGGTTAAAGCAGCTCCCGCTTGACCAGGAGCTCTTCAAGGCAGCAAGGGCTATTGCGAAGTTTAATTACCTTAAGGACTTTGTGGTGGACGATGAGAAGAACTGGATGCTGCAGGGTTGGAAAGGGAGGATCATGTGTGCTCTCTCCTTTTGGCAACCTAGCTAA
- the LOC141622941 gene encoding scarecrow-like protein 30 has protein sequence MYPVAVNPELRDNPDILSNFSDQQNYVSEIENGEVFETADLFDDKPNFVCLNESWNISADSVEIPDFSDYCIKFLGDILLEEELDETPATVQEYRALQATEKSLYDVLGEPYAPDDHDLVSSLHRNGEHEIDGFHYNGHTNSESKATPNEMPLEPFLSLDDLANSFLQMSNSENSSENSKNRVVNSPVSTLISEIIPEKDKKLVAPPRRKKNRQRDEVGYEDGRGNKLQASSNEDYVEMEEFDDILLSTKNTADASTLSEKLPKKGSKGRTTRGKKSSHSVEEVDLGALLNQCAEAVSSFDLRSANERLKQIRQHSSQYGDSIERVAHYFANALEARIAGTGSTFSTDIIDTRISSFEFLKAYRVFVTAIPYQRMTFFLANRTILKWVETAKKIHIIDFGILLGLQWPCLIQALSKRSGGPPELRITGIDIPQQGFRPAQKVEATGRRLSGYCERFNVPFKFQAIAQNWSSIKPEDLKSESDETVIVNSICRSATLLDETVEANSSKDAFLSLVKQLNPKLFIHGILSGSFNAPFFLTRFKEALFHFAALFDVFEATMPREEHARQLIESEIAGKELMNVVACEGAERIQRPESYKLWQVRSSRAGLNQLPLDRELFKGAKARVKANYLEDFVVDEDKNWMLQGWKGRIFGAVSFWQPS, from the coding sequence ATGTATCCGGTAGCTGTTAACCCTGAGTTGAGAGACAACCCTGATATTCTTTCAAACTTTTCAGATCAACAAAACTATGTTAGTGAGATTGAAAACGGTGAGGTTTTCGAAACCGCTGATTTGTTTGATGACAAACCCAATTTTGTTTGCTTAAATGAAAGTTGGAATATTAGTGCAGATTCTGTAGAAATCCCAGATTTTTCTGATTATTGCATCAAGTTCTTGGGTGATATTCTGTTGGAAGAGGAGTTGGATGAGACTCCTGCAACTGTGCAGGAATACAGGGCTTTGCAGGCTACTGAGAAATCTCTGTATGATGTTCTTGGAGAGCCGTATGCACCGGATGATCATGATCTAGTGTCATCTTTGCATCGGAATGGCGAGCATGAAATTGATGGGTTTCATTATAATGGCCACACCAACTCCGAGTCAAAAGCGACACCAAACGAAATGCCATTAGAGCCTTTTCTGAGTTTGGATGACCTTGCTAATTCATTTTTGCAAATGAGCAATAGTGAGAATTCTAGTGAGAATTCAAAGAATAGGGTAGTGAATTCCCCTGTTAGCACGCTTATATCGGAAATCATTCCggagaaagataagaaattagtGGCCCCTCCAAGAAGAAAGAAAAACCGTCAAAGGGATGAAGTCGGTTATGAAGATGGTAGGGGAAACAAGCTGCAAGCATCTTCAAATGAAGATTATGTTGAGATGGAGGAATTTGATGATATATTGTTATCTACGAAAAACACGGCTGATGCTTCGACTCTTAGTGAGAAGTTGCCGAAGAAAGGATCTAAAGGTCGAACCACACGAGGCAAGAAGTCGAGTCATTCAGTCGAAGAAGTTGATCTTGGGGCTCTACTCAATCAGTGTGCTGAAGCTGTTTCAAGCTTTGATCTTAGGAGTGCAAATGAGAGGCTTAAGCAAATAAGGCAGCATTCCTCTCAGTATGGAGATAGCATTGAGAGGGTTGCCCATTACTTTGCTAATGCTCTGGAGGCTCGTATAGCCGGGACTGGCTCAACGTTTTCAACTGACATCATTGATACACGAATTTCGTCATTTGAATTTCTAAAGGCATATAGGGTCTTTGTTACAGCAATTCCTTACCAAAGGATGACATTTTTTCTTGCCAATAGGACAATCTTGAAGTGGGTTGAGACTGCAAAGAAAATCCACATAATTGATTTTGGCATACTATTGGGCCTGCAATGGCCCTGTCTGATCCAGGCCCTTTCAAAGCGAAGTGGTGGCCCACCGGAGCTCCGTATCACTGGGATCGATATTCCCCAGCAAGGGTTTCGACCAGCCCAGAAGGTTGAGGCAACAGGACGCCGTTTATCCGGGTATTGTGAGAGATTTAATGTTCCCTTTAAATTTCAGGCCATTGCGCAGAATTGGAGTAGCATTAAGCCTGAGGATCTTAAAAGTGAGAGCGATGAAACAGTGATAGTCAATAGTATTTGTCGGTCTGCAACCCTACTTGATGAGACAGTTGAGGCCAATAGCTCAAAAGACGCGTTCTTGAGTTTGGTTAAGCAGTTAAACCCCAAGCTTTTCATTCATGGGATTCTCAGTGGGAGCTTCAATGCTCCATTTTTCCTAACCCGGTTTAAAGAGGCACTGTTCCATTTTGCGGCCCTTTTTGATGTATTTGAAGCTACTATGCCTCGGGAAGAACATGCCAGGCAGTTGATTGAGAGTGAGATCGCTGGGAAAGAGCTTATGAATGTTGTAGCGTGTGAGGGTGCTGAGAGAATTCAAAGGCCTGAATCGTATAAGCTGTGGCAGGTGCGGTCATCTAGGGCTGGGTTGAATCAGCTCCCGTTAGACCGCGAGCTCTTCAAGGGCGCAAAGGCTAGGGTTAAGGCCAATTACCTTGAGGACTTTGTGGTGGATGAGGATAAGAACTGGATGCTGCAGGGTTGGAAAGGGAGGATCTTTGGTGCCGTCTCCTTTTGGCAACCTAGCTAA